In the genome of Sphingopyxis sp. YF1, the window GATGATCCCGCGCAGATAGAGCGAACCGGGCACGCTGGGGCTGATCTTGAGCGCGGCGTCGAGGTCGGCGCGTGCCTCTTCGAACCGGCCGAGGCGGAAGAAGACCATTGCGCGGCTGTCGAGCACCTGCGCGGGTTCGTCGGTTAGTTCGATCGCGCGCGTGCATTCCTTGAGCGCCGATTCGAGCGCGAAGGCGCGTGTGCCCTTGAGCCAGCAGAGCTCGTTGAGCAGATTGGCGTCGCCCGGGCGCGCCGCGAGCGCCTCGTCGAGCAGGACGGCGCCTTCTTCGGCGCGTCCCGCCTTGCCGAGCGTGTCGGCCTTGAGCCCGACCCAGCCGCGCTTGTCCTTGGCCGTGGCGATGCGTTCGTCGACGATCGCCAGCGCCTCGTCATAGCGCGCGAGTTCGGCGAGCAGGCGGATCTGGAAATCGGTCGCCGACTCCGAACCCGGATCGAGCTCCAGCGCCTTTTCGGCGTCGGCGAGCGACAGCGCGAAATCGCCGGTGTCGAAATAGAGGCCGGCGCGGCGCAGATAGGTATCGGCATCGGCGTCGCGTTTCAGCGCTTCGCCGACATCGGCGATCGCCGCGCGCGGTTCGAAGATGCCGCTGTAGAAGACCGCGCGGTTGAGGTAGCCGTTCGCTTCCTCGGGATCGTCGTCGATCGCCTTCTGGTAGGCGGCGAGCAGCGGCGCGAGGCGCTTTGCCTTCTTGGCTTCGGCAATCTCCTCGGCCCGCGACGGATAGCCCTCGGGCGCGCGGATGCGAAACTCGCGCTGCTTGGCGGCGGCGGTTTGCGCACGCGCCGCGGGCAGGTCGGCGGTGGCGATTTCGGCGCCGCTGGTCCAGATGCTCTCGCTCTGGTCCAGCTTCGCGCCGTCGAGCCGGGCGTCGCGGCGCAGCCGGATGCCCCCGATCGTCATGTCTGCCTGTGCGTCGCCTTCCGTCGCGAAACCGGGACGGGCGGGCAGCTTCAGGCGGATGTGGCGGACGAGCAGGCTGGCGCCGCCGCCCGAGACGGGGATGTCGCGCCAGGCTGCGCGCGTGCGGTCGGCGCGCACCTCGAAATCGGAGATCAGCCCGTCGAGCGGCAGATAGGGGCGCGGTTCGTCGCGCTTCCACAGAAGGTTGCCGATCCCGGAAGCGCGGAGCGTCGTCGTGCCCCTTGCCTCGTCGACCTCGATCGAACGCGTATGAATCTGGCCGTTGTTGACGAAGTCGGAGAGAACACCCTGCGCCATGTCGCGCAGCTGCTCGGGCGTCGCCTGCGCTTTCATCGTCGCGAGGCGCGCCGCAAGTTCGCCGCGCATCGTGAAGTCGAGGTCGAACAGCGGCGGGAAGGCGGTGCCCGCCGACTGGTCATAGGCGATGCTGACCGTCATCTGCGGCCGCGCGGGCTGGCGGACCGGCAGCGGCGCGAGATCGTGCCCGTCGGCCGTCAGCGGCAATGCATGGGCAAAAGGCGGGACGTCGGCGAGGTCCTCGATATGCGTCCCCGCGGTGGTGCCGTCGAGCCAATAGTCGGTGCCGTCGATCGTCGCCTGCACGATGACATGGTCGAAGGCGCCGAGCGTGGGCAGCCGCTGCGACAGCGCGTCGCCGAGCGTCGAATGGACAAGCGTCGGCCGCGCCGCGACGCCGAGGCGATCGAGCGCCGCGAGCAGCAGCAGTGTCTTCGCCTTGCAGTCGCCGTAGCGCAGCGACCATGTCGCCTCGGGCGACTGCGGCACATAATTGCCGTTGGCGAGGCCGTTGTAGAGGTAACGGACCTCGTTCTGGACGAGCGCCAGCGCCTGCGCGGCGCGCGCCTTGGGATCGGCGGTCGCTGCGGCGATCCGGTCGATCGCGGCGGCGAGCGTGCCGCCCTCCTTCACCGTCCCCGCGGTGGCGTAGAGCGGGGCGATGGTGCGCGACAGGTCGGTCCAGTTCGGAAAGGTCGAAAATTCGAGCCCGGGGGGACGCCGGTAACGCAGCGGGGCGTCGGCGGGCATCTCGTCCTGCTTCACCACCGGCTGCGCCTGCGAGAGGATGTGATAGCCGCCCTTGTCCTGTTCGACGGGCGCGACGCCCTTGCCGAACGCCTTCCATTTCACCGGCAAATCCTTGGGCCACAGCACGCGGACCGAACCCTGTGCGATCGCGGCGGGCTTGGCCTGGACATCGACGATCGCCTCGCTGTTGCCCGCGAGCACGTCGCTGCGCTCGACGAGCGTCACCGCAAAGCGCACCGTGTCGCCGACGCGCAGATCCTCGATCGCCGCCGTGGCGGTGAGCAAGCCGTCGATCGTCTTCTGCTCGAAATCCTTTTCGCGGCGCAGCACGGTCAGCTTCAATCCCTGCGCGAGCAGGTCGATTGTCGCGCCGCCGCGAATGATCTCGAGCCGGTGGACGATCAGATCGTCGCGGTCGGGCTGCCACACGAACTGCAGATCGTCCCAGTTGCGCAGCGCGTCGGCCGAAGCGATGCGATAGGCGTGGTCGTTGAAGGTCGATCGCTTGTCGGCCTCGATCAGCACCTGGCTGTCGCTCAGCAGCCAGGGTGTCGCGGCGTCACCCGCGGGCAGCGGACCGGTGGTCGGTACAACCCACGCCGCAGGCGCGGCATAGCTCGGGGCGTCGGCCGCGATAGCGGGCGACGCCAGTCCCAGACAGGAACCGGCAAGAAAAACGGCCATCGAACGCAAGATAAACATCCCCCCTATATGGGGCTCGTCTAGCTTGTTTTGTGCCGCATACCAATGTCTTTGCTATGACCGCCGGCCGAAAAAGAAAAAGATGGTCGTCGGCCGGCGTCTTGTGCCGGAGCGGCCGCAAAAAAAAGGGCACCCGGTCCCCCTCGGACCGGACGCCCCTGTCTCTTTTGGCCGATCCTGCGGATCAGGCGCTGTAGTACATGTCGAACTCGACCGGGCTCGGCGTCTGTTCGAAACGGTAGACCTCGTCCCACTTCAGTTCGACATAGGCTTCGATCTGGTCCTTCGAGAAGACGTCGCCCTTCAGAAGGAAGTCGTGGTCGGCGAGCAGGCTGTCGAGCGCTTCGCGAAGCGAGCCGCAGACGGTCGGGACTTCGCTCAGTTCCTCGGGCGGCAGGTCGTACAGATTCTTGTCCATCGCGTCGCCGGGGTGGATCTTGTTCTGGATGCCGTCGAGGCCCGCCATCAGCAGCGCCGAATAGCAGAGATAGGGGTTGGCCATCGCGTCGGGGAAGCGGAATTCGACGCGCTTCGACTTGGCGCCCGCACCGTACGGGATGCGGCACGAGGCCGAACGATTGCGCGACGAATAGGCGAGCAGCACCGGGGCTTCGAAGCCCGGGACGAGACGCTTGTAGCTGTTCGTCGTCGGGTTGGTGAAGGCGTTGAGTGCCTTGGCATGTTTCACGACACCGCCGATGAAATAGAGGCACATGTCCGAAAGGCCGGCGTAGCCGTTGCCCGCGAAGAGCGGCTTGCCCTTTTCCCAGATCGAGATGTGCGTGTGCATCCCGCTGCCGTTATCGTCCTTGATCGGCTTCGGCATGAAGGTCGCGGTCTTGCCATAGGCATGCGCGACCTGGTGCACGACGTACTTGTAGATCTGCATGCGGTCAGCGGTTTCGGTGAGCGTGCCGAAGGTCAGGCCAAGCTCGTGCTGCGCGGCCGCGACTTCGTGGTGATGCTTGTCGCAGGGCAGGCCCATTTCGAGCATCGTCGAGACCATCTCGGCGCGGATGTCGACGGCGCTGTCGACCGGTGCGACGGGGAAATAACCGCCCTTGGCGCGCGGACGGTGCGCGAGGTTGCCGCCCTCATAGCTGCGGCCGGTGTTCGTCGGCAGCTCGATATCGTCGATCTCGAAGCCCGACTTGTTGTAGCCGGTTTCGAAGCGGACGTCGTCGAACATGAAGAATTCGGCTTCGGGGCCGACATAGACGGTGTCGCCGATGCCGGTCGACGCGACATAGGCCTCGGCGCGCTTCGCGGTGGTGCGCGGGTCGCGGGCATAGCCTTCGCCGGTCGACGGCTCGACAATGTCGCAGAAGATCACGAGCATCGGGGTCGCCGAGAAGGGATCGTCATAGACCGCGTCGAGGTCGGGCTTGAGGATCATGTCGCTCTCGTTGATCGCCTTCCAGCCTTCGATCGACGAACCGTCGAACATCAGGCCGTCTTCGAGCTCGTCCTCGCCGAGGATCGAGGCGACCATGGTCAGGTGCTGCCACTTGCCCTTGGGGTCGGTGAAGCGCAGGTCGACCCACTCGATGTCGTTTTCCTTGATCCGCGCGATGATATCCTTGGGCTTCGTAGCCATCGTCTATGCTTCCTTCTTGCGAAATGGTCCGGCGTGCCGGGGTGTGTTGGGGTTCCAAAAAATGCGAGAGATTAAAGCGCGTCCTCGTTGCGTTCGCCGGTGCGAATGCGGAGCGCGGTTTCGACCGGGATGACAAAGATCTTGCCGTCGCCGATCCGGCCGGTCTGCGCCGCGGCGGCGATCGCCTCGACGACGCGTTCGGCCATGCCGTCCTCGACGATCACCTCGAGCTTCACCTTGGGCAGAAAGTCGACGACATATTCGGCGCCGCGATACAGCTCGGTGTGGCCCTTCTGCCGCCCGAAGCCCTTCGCCTCGGTGACGGTGATCCCGCTGACACCCACTTCGTGCAGCG includes:
- a CDS encoding DUF3857 domain-containing protein, which gives rise to MAVFLAGSCLGLASPAIAADAPSYAAPAAWVVPTTGPLPAGDAATPWLLSDSQVLIEADKRSTFNDHAYRIASADALRNWDDLQFVWQPDRDDLIVHRLEIIRGGATIDLLAQGLKLTVLRREKDFEQKTIDGLLTATAAIEDLRVGDTVRFAVTLVERSDVLAGNSEAIVDVQAKPAAIAQGSVRVLWPKDLPVKWKAFGKGVAPVEQDKGGYHILSQAQPVVKQDEMPADAPLRYRRPPGLEFSTFPNWTDLSRTIAPLYATAGTVKEGGTLAAAIDRIAAATADPKARAAQALALVQNEVRYLYNGLANGNYVPQSPEATWSLRYGDCKAKTLLLLAALDRLGVAARPTLVHSTLGDALSQRLPTLGAFDHVIVQATIDGTDYWLDGTTAGTHIEDLADVPPFAHALPLTADGHDLAPLPVRQPARPQMTVSIAYDQSAGTAFPPLFDLDFTMRGELAARLATMKAQATPEQLRDMAQGVLSDFVNNGQIHTRSIEVDEARGTTTLRASGIGNLLWKRDEPRPYLPLDGLISDFEVRADRTRAAWRDIPVSGGGASLLVRHIRLKLPARPGFATEGDAQADMTIGGIRLRRDARLDGAKLDQSESIWTSGAEIATADLPAARAQTAAAKQREFRIRAPEGYPSRAEEIAEAKKAKRLAPLLAAYQKAIDDDPEEANGYLNRAVFYSGIFEPRAAIADVGEALKRDADADTYLRRAGLYFDTGDFALSLADAEKALELDPGSESATDFQIRLLAELARYDEALAIVDERIATAKDKRGWVGLKADTLGKAGRAEEGAVLLDEALAARPGDANLLNELCWLKGTRAFALESALKECTRAIELTDEPAQVLDSRAMVFFRLGRFEEARADLDAALKISPSVPGSLYLRGIILLRGNDREGGQADLALARLQQGRIDAEYAKFGIKP
- a CDS encoding P-II family nitrogen regulator, giving the protein MKKIEAIIKPFKLDEVKEALHEVGVSGITVTEAKGFGRQKGHTELYRGAEYVVDFLPKVKLEVIVEDGMAERVVEAIAAAAQTGRIGDGKIFVIPVETALRIRTGERNEDAL
- the glnA gene encoding type I glutamate--ammonia ligase, with translation MATKPKDIIARIKENDIEWVDLRFTDPKGKWQHLTMVASILGEDELEDGLMFDGSSIEGWKAINESDMILKPDLDAVYDDPFSATPMLVIFCDIVEPSTGEGYARDPRTTAKRAEAYVASTGIGDTVYVGPEAEFFMFDDVRFETGYNKSGFEIDDIELPTNTGRSYEGGNLAHRPRAKGGYFPVAPVDSAVDIRAEMVSTMLEMGLPCDKHHHEVAAAQHELGLTFGTLTETADRMQIYKYVVHQVAHAYGKTATFMPKPIKDDNGSGMHTHISIWEKGKPLFAGNGYAGLSDMCLYFIGGVVKHAKALNAFTNPTTNSYKRLVPGFEAPVLLAYSSRNRSASCRIPYGAGAKSKRVEFRFPDAMANPYLCYSALLMAGLDGIQNKIHPGDAMDKNLYDLPPEELSEVPTVCGSLREALDSLLADHDFLLKGDVFSKDQIEAYVELKWDEVYRFEQTPSPVEFDMYYSA